In Mercenaria mercenaria strain notata chromosome 15, MADL_Memer_1, whole genome shotgun sequence, a single genomic region encodes these proteins:
- the LOC123561823 gene encoding uncharacterized protein LOC123561823, with translation MVVSIKAIKRRMHMLHDLLNRYPKRSGLIAILLFMTVRIMFRKQPMETGMDVNTWLKTPYFGCDVSFIGYGHKFAVLRYAHIDVKTRTFSIPCVGYKPYYRFTEVREGNILNKWMKNMTLYEYSYSESIKTTTIAIFRIKAHNLFNSMCDWYNLFLVCTLLNLDPKQVTILFMDDRPPSLLEDLWFILFGKIARYQFMPRENVYKTLVWNIFGYDSPLNTQTLPTLPYLTEFRDFMFNSYDIRPVENLNCKRLNIIIIYRRDFISHPERTNALVYRKFYNNSELLAEVRIAFRGHHVRGMFLEYFSMKEQLKVMTETDILVGMHGAGMTHILFLPPHAGFFEIFPKYVDFHDRYKALARWKGIRYIAWKNTDPKNEFPDFKTRIPSGVLIEHLKILKRKLCGNKPRTDYPTY, from the coding sequence ATGGTAGTATCTATAAAGGCAATAAAACGGCGTATGCATATGCTTCATGATCTTTTAAATAGATATCCGAAACGTTCGGGGCTAATAGCTATTTTGTTGTTCATGACTGTAAGGATTATGTTCCGCAAACAACCGATGGAAACTGGAATGGATGTGAACACTTGGTTAAAAACTCCTTATTTCGGTTGTGATGTCAGTTTTATTGGGTATGGACATAAATTTGCTGTGTTACGTTACGCTCATATTGACGTTAAAACCAGGACATTTTCCATTCCATGTGTGGGATACAAACCGTACTATAGGTTTACAGAAGTGCgagaaggaaatattttaaataaatggaTGAAAAACATGACATTGTATGAATATTCATACTCTGAGTCTATAAAAACGACAACTATAGCTATATTTAGAATAAAAGCTCACAATTTATTTAATAGTATGTGTGATTGGTACAACCTGTTTCTGGTATGTACTTTGTTAAACCTGGATCCTAAACAAGTGACAATACTGTTCATGGATGACCGCCCACCTAGCCTCCTGGAAGATCTTTGGTTTATACTCTTTGGTAAAATAGCACGATATCAGTTTATGCCAAGGGAGAATGTTTATAAAACCTTGGTCTGGAATATCTTTGGTTATGACAGCCCTTTGAATACTCAGACATTGCCTACACTACCGTATCTCACAGAGTTTCGCGATTTCATGTTTAACTCATACGACATTCGCCCAGTAGAAAATTTAAATTGCAAACGCTtgaatattataattatttatcgcCGGGACTTTATATCCCATCCGGAGAGGACAAATGCATTAGTTTATAGAAAATTTTATAATAACTCTGAACTACTAGCAGAAGTAAGGATTGCTTTTCGAGGACACCATGTGAGAGGTATGTTTCTTGAATACTTCAGTATGAAAGAACAGTTAAAAGTTATGACAGAGACTGATATTTTAGTAGGAATGCATGGAGCAGGGATGACACATATTCTGTTTTTGCCACCACATGCCGGATTCTTTGAAATATTTCCGAAATATGTAGATTTCCATGACAGATACAAAGCTTTGGCGAGATGGAAGGGGATAAGATATATCGCTTGGAAGAACACCGACCCTAAAAATGAGTTTCCTGATTTTAAAACTAGGATACCGTCGGGAGTCCTTATTGAAcacttgaaaattttgaaacgtAAACTGTGTGGCAATAAGCCAAGGACTGATTATCCAACTTACTAA